Proteins found in one Litorihabitans aurantiacus genomic segment:
- a CDS encoding LamG-like jellyroll fold domain-containing protein, producing MTGSRPRRGARTTSFTLASALALTGVAGMAGIAHAAPDQDAPPQAHLHYSMDDIEGTTVPDSSGNELDGTISGSTSVVDSDEGRALRLPGGADGGYVTLPRGALEGATDLTVSTRVSWDGDGGSWQWIYGLGSDNTRYLFSTPSSGSGQLRTAVTANGGGGESQVTGSAALPRERWVTLTTTLDTTADEVVTYLDGVEVSARSTQISAAELLTQAATGAGYLGRSFYSDPRFKGALDDVAIYHEALDAEQVAALVDGELPSLVGLTETTAEVRTTIGTQPTLPSHLTGRFSDGYDRDVRVTWDAVDPAQLATSGTFTVDGDASGTPVTAEVTVHRGELKVDLGTDTGEFLGGASGLLYGLYADGMPTDNLIEGMGVRSIATKAQDGAQHPGSDGLEVLEQLSQSTGGDVYMRIVDYYRGFPYEWPGDTPEERYADFKVTLEEQLDLIATVPAEQLEDLVIEPFNEPEGNTHGTGRWSYDGTSWLDDPTDYFRHWDETYRTIKARFPDMRIAGPGTSILFNQVEGFLEHTVASDTVPDIITWHELSDPQTIRGSVERFRGWEAGVFEGTAWEGTELPININEYAFNYHTSVPGQMIQWISAIEDTKVDAMIAFWNLNGNLSDSAVQSNRGNGQWWLYNAYSQMSGHTVEVTPPSPGENYSLQGLATMDPDNARAKVIMGGADGAAPVDVVNIPADVFGSQVRATVREIPWTGQLGDSAQPRHLAEFTADVTDGAVTLDFGGAQLPELTESSAYEVVLTPAGVGGAPPPIRWSGRRATRPRRRAAPARATASTAPRAARRTSRGSSPRAASTSAGCGPGPTSRSTSTWRCRPTAPTTCRSSPARSTPSPG from the coding sequence ATGACCGGATCACGCCCCAGGCGTGGCGCCCGCACCACCTCGTTCACCCTCGCCTCGGCCCTCGCGCTGACCGGGGTGGCCGGGATGGCGGGGATCGCCCACGCGGCACCCGACCAGGACGCACCACCCCAGGCACACCTGCACTACTCGATGGACGACATCGAGGGAACCACCGTCCCCGACAGCTCCGGCAACGAGCTCGACGGCACGATCTCCGGCTCGACGTCGGTCGTCGACTCCGACGAGGGCCGGGCCCTCCGGCTCCCCGGAGGGGCTGACGGCGGTTACGTCACCCTGCCGCGCGGCGCGCTCGAGGGCGCCACCGACCTGACCGTCTCCACCCGCGTCAGCTGGGACGGCGACGGTGGGAGCTGGCAGTGGATCTACGGGCTCGGCAGTGACAACACGCGCTACCTGTTCAGCACCCCCTCCTCCGGCAGCGGCCAGCTCCGGACCGCCGTGACGGCGAACGGTGGCGGCGGCGAGTCTCAGGTGACGGGGTCGGCGGCGCTCCCGCGCGAGCGCTGGGTGACGCTCACGACGACGCTCGACACCACGGCCGACGAGGTCGTCACCTACCTCGACGGCGTGGAGGTCTCGGCCCGCAGCACGCAGATCAGTGCCGCCGAGCTCCTGACCCAGGCGGCCACGGGCGCCGGGTACCTCGGCCGCTCCTTCTACTCCGACCCGCGTTTCAAGGGAGCGCTCGACGACGTCGCGATCTACCACGAGGCGCTCGACGCCGAGCAGGTCGCCGCGCTCGTCGACGGCGAGCTGCCCTCGCTCGTCGGCCTGACCGAGACGACCGCCGAGGTCCGCACCACCATCGGCACCCAGCCGACCCTGCCTTCACACCTGACCGGTCGGTTCAGCGACGGGTACGACCGCGACGTCCGGGTCACATGGGACGCCGTCGACCCCGCGCAGCTGGCGACCTCGGGCACGTTCACGGTCGACGGCGACGCGTCCGGCACGCCCGTGACCGCCGAGGTCACCGTGCACCGCGGTGAGCTCAAGGTCGACCTCGGCACCGACACCGGGGAGTTCCTCGGCGGCGCCTCGGGCCTGCTCTACGGCCTGTACGCCGATGGCATGCCGACGGACAACCTCATCGAGGGCATGGGCGTGCGCAGCATCGCCACCAAGGCCCAGGACGGCGCGCAGCACCCCGGCTCCGACGGTCTCGAGGTGCTCGAGCAGCTGTCGCAGAGCACCGGCGGCGACGTCTACATGCGCATCGTCGACTACTACCGGGGCTTCCCGTACGAGTGGCCGGGCGACACCCCCGAGGAGCGCTACGCCGACTTCAAGGTGACGCTCGAGGAGCAGCTCGACCTCATCGCCACCGTGCCGGCCGAGCAGCTCGAGGACCTGGTCATCGAGCCGTTCAACGAGCCCGAGGGGAACACGCACGGCACCGGTCGCTGGAGCTACGACGGCACGAGCTGGCTGGACGACCCCACGGACTACTTCCGGCACTGGGACGAGACCTACCGCACGATCAAGGCGCGCTTCCCGGACATGCGTATCGCCGGACCGGGCACCAGCATCCTGTTCAACCAGGTCGAGGGCTTCCTCGAGCACACGGTGGCCTCGGACACAGTGCCCGACATCATCACGTGGCACGAGCTGTCCGACCCGCAGACGATCCGCGGCTCGGTCGAACGCTTCCGCGGCTGGGAGGCCGGGGTCTTCGAGGGCACCGCGTGGGAGGGTACGGAGCTGCCCATCAACATCAACGAGTACGCGTTCAATTACCACACCTCCGTCCCCGGTCAGATGATCCAGTGGATCTCCGCGATCGAGGACACGAAGGTCGACGCGATGATCGCGTTCTGGAACCTGAACGGGAACCTGTCCGACTCGGCCGTCCAGAGCAACCGCGGCAACGGGCAGTGGTGGCTGTACAACGCCTACTCCCAGATGAGCGGGCACACCGTCGAGGTGACGCCGCCGTCGCCCGGTGAGAACTACTCGCTGCAGGGTCTGGCGACGATGGACCCGGACAACGCCCGGGCGAAGGTCATCATGGGCGGTGCGGACGGCGCGGCCCCGGTCGACGTCGTCAACATCCCGGCTGACGTGTTCGGGTCCCAGGTGCGCGCGACCGTGCGAGAGATCCCGTGGACGGGCCAGCTGGGCGACTCCGCCCAGCCGCGGCACCTCGCGGAGTTCACCGCCGACGTCACCGACGGCGCGGTCACGCTCGACTTCGGGGGTGCTCAGCTCCCGGAGCTGACCGAGTCCTCCGCCTACGAGGTCGTCCTGACCCCGGCCGGCGTCGGGGGAGCACCGCCGCCGATCCGCTGGAGTGGGAGGCGAGCTACGAGGCCGAGGAGGCGCGCGGCACCGGCGCGGGCTACAGCGTCAACGGCCCCGAGGGCAGCGAGACGAACGTCGCGGGGTTCTTCACCTCGGGCGGCTTCAACGTCGGCGGGCTGCGGACCGGGTCCGACGTCACGCTCGACTTCGACGTGGAGGTGCCGGCCGACGGCACCTACGACCTGTCGGTCTTCTCCAGCACGCTCAACACCTTCGCCCGGGTGA